One Vicugna pacos chromosome 12, VicPac4, whole genome shotgun sequence genomic window carries:
- the LOC140700343 gene encoding mitochondrial inner membrane protease ATP23 homolog isoform X3, translated as MAGAPDERGPGPAAREQLQQQHVGCRVFPERPAQGTPQQGFLSSFFTSNQKCQLMLLKTLETNPYVKLLLDAMKYSGCAVNKERHFSCEDCNGNVSGGFDASVSQIVLCQNNIRNQAHMSRVVTHELVHAFDHCRAHVDWFTNVRHLACSEVRAANLSGDCSLVNEIFRLHFGFKQHHQLFGTSAKKSLRRLLMKFLSLVSMTMNLSEGSHITRRMQDTLTETFRTGIGTTQTYDDNDVLYHGAAAIMRKVRLPGGQTCKT; from the exons ATGGCAGGAGCTCCAGACGAGCGCGGGCCGGGCCCTGCGGCGAGGGAGCAGCTGCAGCAGCAACACGTCGGGTGCCGAGTCTTCCCCGAGCGGCCGGCTCAGGGGACGCCCCAGCAAGGGTTCCTCTCCAGTTTCTTCACCAGTAACCAAAAGTGTCAGCTTATGCTCCTGAAGACGCTGGAGACAA ATCCATATGTCAAACTTCTGCTTGATGCCATGAAGTATTCGGGTTG TGCTGTTAACAAAGAAAGGCACTTTTCTTGTGAAGATTGTAATGGGAATGTCAGTGGAGGCTTTGACGCTTCAGTGTCTCAG ATTGTTTTGTGCCAGAATAATATCCGTAACCAGGCCCACATGAGCAGAGTGGTCACCCACGAGCTCGTTCACGCGTTTGATCATTGTCGCGCGCACGTCGACTGGTTCACCAACGTCCGACATTTGGCCTGCTCTGAG GTTCGAGCTGCTAACCTCAGTGGCGACTGCTCACTTGTCAATGAAATATTCAGGTTACATTTTGGATTTAAACAACACCACCAG CTGTTCGGAACATCAGCAAAGAAGTCGCTCAGAAGGCTGTTGATGAAGTTTTTGAGTCTTGTTTCAATGACCATGAACCTTTCGGAAGGATCCCACATAACAAGACGTATGCAAGACACGCTCACAGAGACTTTCAGAACCGGGATCGGTACTACGCAAACATATGACGACAACGACGTGTTGTATCACGGAGCTGCAGCGATCATGAGGAAGGTACGGCTCCCCGGTGGACAAACGTGTAAAACGTGA
- the LOC140700343 gene encoding mitochondrial inner membrane protease ATP23 homolog isoform X2, with the protein MAGAPDERGPGPAAREQLQQQHVGCRVFPERPAQGTPQQGFLSSFFTSNQKCQLMLLKTLETNPYVKLLLDAMKYSGCAVNKERHFSCEDCNGNVSGGFDASVSQIVLCQNNIRNQAHMSRVVTHELVHAFDHCRAHVDWFTNVRHLACSEVRAANLSGDCSLVNEIFRLHFGFKQHHQTCVRDRAILSILAVRNISKEVAQKAVDEVFESCFNDHEPFGRIPHNKTYARHAHRDFQNRDRYYANI; encoded by the exons ATGGCAGGAGCTCCAGACGAGCGCGGGCCGGGCCCTGCGGCGAGGGAGCAGCTGCAGCAGCAACACGTCGGGTGCCGAGTCTTCCCCGAGCGGCCGGCTCAGGGGACGCCCCAGCAAGGGTTCCTCTCCAGTTTCTTCACCAGTAACCAAAAGTGTCAGCTTATGCTCCTGAAGACGCTGGAGACAA ATCCATATGTCAAACTTCTGCTTGATGCCATGAAGTATTCGGGTTG TGCTGTTAACAAAGAAAGGCACTTTTCTTGTGAAGATTGTAATGGGAATGTCAGTGGAGGCTTTGACGCTTCAGTGTCTCAG ATTGTTTTGTGCCAGAATAATATCCGTAACCAGGCCCACATGAGCAGAGTGGTCACCCACGAGCTCGTTCACGCGTTTGATCATTGTCGCGCGCACGTCGACTGGTTCACCAACGTCCGACATTTGGCCTGCTCTGAG GTTCGAGCTGCTAACCTCAGTGGCGACTGCTCACTTGTCAATGAAATATTCAGGTTACATTTTGGATTTAAACAACACCACCAG ACCTGTGTGCGAGACAGAGCCATTCTTTCTATTCTAGCTGTTCGGAACATCAGCAAAGAAGTCGCTCAGAAGGCTGTTGATGAAGTTTTTGAGTCTTGTTTCAATGACCATGAACCTTTCGGAAGGATCCCACATAACAAGACGTATGCAAGACACGCTCACAGAGACTTTCAGAACCGGGATCGGTACTACGCAAACATATGA